A window of Bacillus toyonensis BCT-7112 genomic DNA:
TGTATAAACGGGGAAGGGCTTTTGCTCTTCTTCCAGTTACTTAATAATGTACAAACAAATTGATGCAGCAATATTAGGTGATTGGAAGAAGGAGAAAACTTCATTTACCGTAATTGAAATACAAATAAATAATTGATATCAGAGCATCCATTCAGGTGCTTTTTTTTGATATGCTAATTAATTAGAAATCGGTATTCCAAGTACTCTTAGAGCTAATGCTACTTGAAGAGAAATCTCTAATCTAGCAATTTCGATACCAGCTACTGTAAGAACTAAAAAAAGGTTGGCCATTTACAAACAAAACAAACTCAACACAAACCAAATATTGTAAAGAAGGTTCAAAAACTATCTAATGTAACACATCATATATTTTGTTACGTAAATTTCGATAAAAATAGAGATAGTTAACTAAATGAAGTTTATGCAAGGGAAAGTGGATGTTTTAGGCTAAAAATAGCGTAAAATCAACGATGTATAAAAAATGTTGTAAGTTGAAGTTCTCGGAAGTGCCATAAACTTTGATATGACGGCATATTTCCCAAAAACCTTGTTTACATAAGTAACCTTATCGGTAGTCATTTTGAATATCTATTCATTTCCCGTGCATAGAACAAATTTCCTACTACTATTTTAAAAATAAGATTCTTTTTGTGCTAAGATGGATAAAAAAGGATGATTTTATGAGTTTTATATCGGTTGTGTTAACAAATGACTTCATATCAGTGATGGCGGATGGCATGGTTAGTAAACAAGAAGATGGTAAAATTACTGAACTTAAGTCGGATTATAAGAAATTCAAAAAAATATCAAAGTATCAATTTGTTACATTTACAGGTGCAGTAAGGATTTTTGGAAATATAGTTAATAAATATACGTATAAAGAAGACCCGTATGATTTAGAAATTGTTGCAAATGAAATTAAACAATTGTTACTGCAAGAAATCAGAGATAACAAGCTTGCTGGTCAAGTAGTTGTAGGCGGCATACAAAGCGGCGATATAGTTGCGTATACAATTACGAGTGATAATCAAATTAATGGGTTTTATAAGCCGATTGGTTCAGAGTTAGCACATTTACATTTAACAAGCGATTATATAAATCCTAAAATAAAAGAAAATGTACATAATTTATTTATCGATTTTTGTAAGAGGACTAACAATATAGAGGAATCACAGATATTGTTGAATAAAGTTGTGGCTGATAATGATCCAACAGTTAATAATAAGGTACAACGTTTGTTAATTGAACTTTAAAGTAGCGAATTTGCTACTTTTTTTATTTTGTAAAGCGATTAGCGTGAGGTGGTGTAAATGGAAGAAGAAAATATAGACGTTCCTACATGCTCTGTTTGTAATGAACTCTGCATGTGGACATTAAAAATGCCATTAACTATTACTCATTTTGATAAAACATATCTCCGTGAAGCAAATACGGATAATGCTCATATATGCATTGAGTGTTTAGAGAAGGAAGTGCAAACAATTGGATAAGGGGGCAGGTGTTATGTAATTATGGCCAGACAACGAAGTCCAGACCGTAACAAAGCGTATGAAATATTTAAAGAACATAACGGTGATATTACGAATCGTAAAATTGCTGAATTGTTGTCTACATCCGAAAAAACTGTAAGCGAAAAAACGGTTGGTGGATGGAAATCCAAAGATGGATGGATAGACAAATTAAATGGAGTACTCCATAAAAATGAACTTAGTACTCCGAAGAAAGATACGGAGTACTCCAAAAAGAAACCAGGGGCACCCAAAGGTAATAAGAATGCTGTAAACAATCGCGGGGGAGCTAAAAAGGGCAATAAAAATGCTGTTGGTAATCCCGGAGGTTCTGCTCCATTGCGCAATGGTAATGCTGCTACTCATGGTTTATATAGAAAGTATTTACCGCAAGAAATATATGATCTGAAAGAAGAATTAAAAGAAGCAGTTAACAATGATTCATTATCAATCATTTGGGATAGCATTATGTTGCAGTACACTCAAATCATTCATGCTCAACGTATCATGTTTGTTAGGGATAAAGAGGACATGACAAAGGAACTGCGAAAGAAAAAACTTACCGAAAGTGGATTCGAGGAAGAATGGGAAATTCAATTCGCCTGGGATAAGCAAGCTAGTTTCTTAAATGCTCAATCGAAAGCAATGTCAACATTAGTAAATCTTATTGAAAAATACGATAGGTTAGCTAATACAGAAGAACAAAAACTACGAGTTGAGAAACTCAAGAAAGAAATCGCTGCTATTAAAGTTGATGGCGAAACTAACCAGAATACAGAAGACTGGAAAGAGTCACTTATGAAGATAGCGGAGCGCAGACGTAAACAAAAGGAAGCTGAAGCTAATGAGTAGTACTGCTTTTAGTGAGTTCATGGAGATAATCGATGTTTATTGGGATGATCCAGTTGCGTTTGCTGAAGATATGCTTGGTTTTTATCCGGATGAATGGCAAAGAAAAGTTCTTATGGATTTAGCACAAAGTCCAAAGGTTTCTGTGCGTTCTGGTCAAGGTGTTGGTAAAACAGGTCTTGAGTCAGTTGTTGTTATTTGGTTCCTCTGCTGTAGACCGAACCCAAAAGTTATTTGTACAGCCCCTACAAAGGAACAGTTATTTACTGTACTTTGGGCCGAAATAGCTAAATGGTTAGAAGGTAGTGCAGTTAAAAATCTTCTTAAATGGACTAAAACACGAGTATACATGATTGGTAGTGAAGAACGTTGGTTTGCTACTGCTAGAACAGCAACGAAGCCGGAGAATATGCAGGGTTTCCACGAAGATTATATGTTATTTGTATGTGATGAAGCTTCTGGTATAGCAGATCCTATTATGGAAGCTATACTTGGTACTTTATCTGGCGCAGAAAATAAATTGTTTTTATGCGGAAACCCAACAAGAACAAGCGGTGTTTTTTATGATTCTCATAATCGTGACAGAGATTTATATAAAATACATAAAGTCTCTAGCTTAGATAGCCCTCGAACCAGTAAAGACAATATAGAAGTATTAAAAAAGAAATATGGTGAGGGTTCAGATGTTTGGCGTGTACGTGTACTTGGTGAATTTCCTAAAGCAGAAGCAGATGCTTTTATTCCACTAGAGATTGTAGAGCAAGCAGCATCTTGTAAAGTAGAGCCGACTGGTGAAACACTTGACTTAGGTGTTGACGTTGCGCGATTTGGTGATGATGAAACTGTAATTGCTCCAAGGATAGGAAATAAAGTCTTTAAATTATTAAACCACTATAAACAAGATACTATGGAAACTGCTGGTCATGTATTGAAATTAGCTAAGGAATACATGGCAAAGTACAAGCAGTTAAAAAGAGTTGATATAAAAGTCGATGATAGTGGTGTTGGTGGTGGTGTTACGGACAGATTGAAAGAAGTTATTAAATCTGAACGATTACCATTCAAAGTATATCCGGTTGTGAATAACGGGAAGCCGCTTGATGATGAGCATTATGATAATGCAGGTGCAGAAGGTTGGGCCGTAGTAAGAGATTTACTTGAAGAGAATATGAAAGCATTTATACAGGGTGAAGAACCTACAATGGAGATTCCAAATGATGAAAAAATGATTTCTCAATTTTCTAGCCGTAAATACAGAATAACAAGTAGAGGTAAGATTGCATTAGAGCGAAAAGAAGAAATGAAGAAACGCGGATTGCAATCGCCCGATAGAGCAGATGCTATAGTTCTAGCCTTCTATAAACCAAAAGTAGTTATGGGCGGTAAGGTTAAAAGAGTGTAGTCGGACATTAATTGTTCGGCTATTTCTTTTACTCTTTATTAATAGAAGAAAGGAGGACATACAAACGATATGAGCGATAAGAAAACAATTAAGAATGTAAAAGTATTTGGTATTAATAAATCGGCTGATGATCCGAACAACAAGGAAGACAACAGCAAGCAAATGGCAGTTGATCCATTCGCTCAAACATATAGTGATAAAGGATTAATTAAACCTCCTTATGATATGGCAGTGCTACTGGATATAAAGGAAAGTAATCCTATTCATTCTGCTTGTATTAGCGCAAAAGTCGATGATATTGCTGGTGTTGGTTTTGACTTTGCCCCTTTTGAAGAAGTAAAAGAAGCCGCGAGCCAGGAACAATATAAAAGGTTAAAAGACTTTATGAGAAATTGTAATCCGGAAATGACAAGCTCCGAGATCATAAGGGCCGTATGGGATGATTATGAAACAGTTGGCTGGGGCATTATTGAAGTTGTTCGTAATAACAAAGGTGAACCGTCAGAACTATACCACATTCCAGCTCATACAGTTCGTGCTCATAAAGATAAAGTTCGCTTTGCTCAAATCGTAAGTAACAAAGAACGATGGTTTAAAAAGTTCGGTTATCCTGATGAGTTTCGTCTTGATGATGGTAATCCTTTAGGGGCAGAAGATATTGCGGAAAACGGAACAGAAAAAGCCGGAGAAGTAATTGTTATTCGTAAATTCGGTTCTCGTTCTTCTTATTATGGGATACCTAATTACGTTAGTTCTATCGGTTCAATAGTTGGATCTCAAGCAGTGAGAGATTACAATATAAACTTTTTTACAGGTAAGACAATTCCAGACGCTCTGCTATTCCTTGAGGGTGTCGATGAAATAGATGAGGGAACAGAAAACGAACTAAAAGCATTTTTCTCTGCAGAAACTAAGGGTGAACATCATAAGTTGGCCGTGGTTCCTGTTCCACCAGGAGCAACAGCTAAGTTAGAAAAAGTCAGTCCAGACGTAAAAGAAGGTAGTTTCCGTTTATATAAGCAGGATAGCGCAATGGAGATATGTGTGGCCCATCGTGTACCACCTTATCGTATTGGTTGGGCTATGACAGGTTCATTAGGACAAACAACTGCTAAAGAAA
This region includes:
- the terS gene encoding phage terminase small subunit; its protein translation is MARQRSPDRNKAYEIFKEHNGDITNRKIAELLSTSEKTVSEKTVGGWKSKDGWIDKLNGVLHKNELSTPKKDTEYSKKKPGAPKGNKNAVNNRGGAKKGNKNAVGNPGGSAPLRNGNAATHGLYRKYLPQEIYDLKEELKEAVNNDSLSIIWDSIMLQYTQIIHAQRIMFVRDKEDMTKELRKKKLTESGFEEEWEIQFAWDKQASFLNAQSKAMSTLVNLIEKYDRLANTEEQKLRVEKLKKEIAAIKVDGETNQNTEDWKESLMKIAERRRKQKEAEANE
- a CDS encoding DEAD/DEAH box helicase family protein codes for the protein MSSTAFSEFMEIIDVYWDDPVAFAEDMLGFYPDEWQRKVLMDLAQSPKVSVRSGQGVGKTGLESVVVIWFLCCRPNPKVICTAPTKEQLFTVLWAEIAKWLEGSAVKNLLKWTKTRVYMIGSEERWFATARTATKPENMQGFHEDYMLFVCDEASGIADPIMEAILGTLSGAENKLFLCGNPTRTSGVFYDSHNRDRDLYKIHKVSSLDSPRTSKDNIEVLKKKYGEGSDVWRVRVLGEFPKAEADAFIPLEIVEQAASCKVEPTGETLDLGVDVARFGDDETVIAPRIGNKVFKLLNHYKQDTMETAGHVLKLAKEYMAKYKQLKRVDIKVDDSGVGGGVTDRLKEVIKSERLPFKVYPVVNNGKPLDDEHYDNAGAEGWAVVRDLLEENMKAFIQGEEPTMEIPNDEKMISQFSSRKYRITSRGKIALERKEEMKKRGLQSPDRADAIVLAFYKPKVVMGGKVKRV
- a CDS encoding phage portal protein; the encoded protein is MSDKKTIKNVKVFGINKSADDPNNKEDNSKQMAVDPFAQTYSDKGLIKPPYDMAVLLDIKESNPIHSACISAKVDDIAGVGFDFAPFEEVKEAASQEQYKRLKDFMRNCNPEMTSSEIIRAVWDDYETVGWGIIEVVRNNKGEPSELYHIPAHTVRAHKDKVRFAQIVSNKERWFKKFGYPDEFRLDDGNPLGAEDIAENGTEKAGEVIVIRKFGSRSSYYGIPNYVSSIGSIVGSQAVRDYNINFFTGKTIPDALLFLEGVDEIDEGTENELKAFFSAETKGEHHKLAVVPVPPGATAKLEKVSPDVKEGSFRLYKQDSAMEICVAHRVPPYRIGWAMTGSLGQTTAKEMNEMYKRSIIEPGQEILEHRLNNQLFRVFAEILGGLDWYFKLNEIDTDDREADLKYAKDSYEGGILKLNESRKVVGYEPVPEGDKFFDGKTEASPPEPIAKAANNEQDNLIAINTFREKHEEVEKAMQKKVADFFPSRENGS